A portion of the Gossypium arboreum isolate Shixiya-1 chromosome 8, ASM2569848v2, whole genome shotgun sequence genome contains these proteins:
- the LOC108469106 gene encoding uncharacterized protein LOC108469106: MDDGCRSFGVKDDIFCLFEGMLDNLGSLRQQYGLAKCADEVMLVIEAYKALRDRAPYPPSHVVGHLAGNFAFLVFDKSTSTLFVASDQSGRVPLYWGITADGFVAFSDDAEMLKSACGKSIASFPQGCFFSTTVGEIRSYENPKNKIIAIPAPDEEIWGATFKVEGPAVVLARE; this comes from the exons ATGGATGATGGGTGCAGATCATTTGGTGTCAAAGATGATATATTCTGCTTGTTTGAAGGCATGCTCGATAACTTAGGTAGCCTCAGGCAACAATATGGTCTAGCCAAGTGTGCGGATGAGGTGATGCTGGTGATTGAAGCATACAAAGCGTTGCGTGACCGAGCTCCTTACCCTCCCAGCCATGTTGTCGGTCATCTCGCTGGCAATTTTGCGTTTCTAGTATTCGATAAGTCCACATCCACATTGTTCGTGGCTTCT GATCAGTCAGGCAGGGTTCCTCTTTACTGGGGGATTACAGCTGATGGATTTGTGGCATTTTCAGATGATGCAGAGATGCTTAAAAGTGCATGTGGCAAATCAATTGCTTCTTTCCCTCAGG GGTGCTTCTTTTCAACCACAGTAGGCGAGATACGAAGCTATGAAAATCCCAAGAACAAGATCATTGCCATTCCTGCACCAGATGAAGAGATTTGGGGTGCAACATTCAAg GTGGAAGGACCAGCGGTTGTTTTAGCCAGAGAGTAA